The window CGTGCGTCCGGCCTCCGCGGCCCGGCCCAGCAGGCCCACCGGGGACTCGTTGAACCGGAAGTTGTTCACCTGCCCGGTCACCTCGCCGTTCTCCACGAGGTAGACGCCGTCCCGGGTCAGACCGGTGAGCAGCAGCGTCGCCGGGTCGACCTCGCGGATGTACCACAGGCAGGTCAGCAGCAGCCCGCGCTCGGTGTCCGCGACCATCTGGTCCAGCGAGCGGTCGCTCCCGCCGTCCAGGATCAGGTTCCCGAGCGCCGGGGCGACCGGCAGCCCCGTCAGGCCCGCGCTGTGCCGGGTGGTGGTCAGGTGCTTCAGCACCCCCTCGTCGACCCACTCGGTCGCGTGCGTGGGCAGTCCGTTGTCGAACACCGACTGGTCGCCGCCGGAGGAGTGGGCGACGACGAAGGGCGGGCACTCCAGGCCCGGCTCGTTCGGGTCGCTGCGCAGGGTCAGCGGCAGCTCGCTCAGCTTCTCGCCGACGCGGGTGCCGCCGCCCGGCTTGGAGAACACCGTCCGCCCCTCGGCCGCGTCCCGGCCCGACGCCGACCACAGCTGGTAGATCAGCAGGTCCGCGACCGCGGTCGGGGGCAGCAGCGTCTCGTAGCGGCCGGCGGGCAGCTCCACGCGCCGCTCCGCCCAGCCGAGCCGTACGGCGAGCTCGGCGTCGAGCGCCCCGGGGTCGACGTCCTTGAAGTCCCGCGTGGACCGGCCGGCCCAGGCCGAACGGGTGCGGTCGGGCGACTTGGCGTTCAGCTCCAGCGTGCCGGTGGGCTGGTCGTGCCGCAGGCGCAGCCCGGTGGAGGTGCCGACATACGTGGAGACCAGCTCGTGGTTGGCGAAGCCGTACAGCTCCCGGCCGCCCGCACGCGCGCGTGCGAACGCCTCGCCGAGCGCCGGGGCGAAGTCGGCGAACACCGCGGAGGAGGTCTCGGCGGGCGCGTCCGTGAAGTCCGGCGACCGGGGCACGCCGCCGACCAGCGGCTGCGCGTCCTCCGCCGGTGCGGCCCCGCGCGCGGCGGCCTCGGCGGCCCGTACCAGGGGCTCCAGCTCGTCCGCGGTGACCGCCGACCGGGACACCACCCCGGAGGCGGTGCCCTCCTTGCCGTCCACGGTCGCGATCACGGTGAGCGTACGGCCGCGCGTCACGCCGTTCGTGGTGAGCGCGTTGCCGGCCCAGCGCAGGTTGGCGGTGGAGTGCTCGTCCGCGATGACGACGCAGCCGTCGGCACGTGACAGCGCCAGGGCCTGCTCGACGATCTCGTGCGGCTTGTGGGTGCGGGCGCTCATCGACCGGCCTCCTGCGTGGTGTTGAGAATGTTGACGCCCCGGAAGAGCGCGGACGGGCACCCGTGGGACACGGCGGCCACCTGGCCCGGCTGGGCCTTGCCGCAGTTGAAGGCGCCGCCGAGGACATAGGTCTGCGGTCCGCCGACCGCCGCCATGGACCCCCAGAAGTCGGTGGTCGTCGCCTGATAGGCCACGTCCTTCAGCTGTCCGGTGATCCGCCCGTTCTCGATCCGGAAGAAGCGCTGCCCGGTGAACTGGAAGTTGTACCGCTGCATGTCGATGGACCAGGACCGGTCGCCGACGACGTAGATGCCCCGGTCGACGCCCCCGATCAGGCCCTCGGTGGACAGCCCCGCGGGATCCGGCTGCAGGGAGACGTTCGCCATGCGCTGCACCGGCACATGGCCGGGGGAGTCGGCGAACGCGCAGCCGTTGGACCGCTCGAACCCGGTCAGCCGCGCGATCCGCCGGTCCAGCTGGTAGCCCACCAGCGTGCCGTCCTTCACCAGGTCCCAGGACTGCGCCTCGACGCCCTCGTCGTCGAAGCCGACGGTCGCGAGGCCGTGCTCGGCGGTGCGGTCACCCGTGACGTTCATCAGCTCGGAGCCGTACTTCAGCTTGCCGAGCCGGTCGAAGGTGGCGAAGGAGGTGCCGGCGTAGGCGGCCTCGTAGCCGAGGGCGCGGTCCAGCTCCGTGGCGTGCCCGATGGACTCGTGGATGGTCAGCCACAGGTTGGACGGGTCGACGACGAGGTCGTACAGGCCGGGGTCAACGCTGGGCGCACGCATCTTCTCGGCGAGCAGCTCGGGGATCCGCTCCAGCTCGGCGTCCCAGTCCCAGCCCGTGCCGGTCAGGTACTCCCAGCCGCGTCCGGCCGGCGGCGCGATGGTCCGCATCGAGTCGAACTCGCCGCTGGACTCGTCCACCGACACCGCGGTCAGCTCCGGGTGCAGCCGCACCCGCTGCTGGGTGGTGACGGTCCCGGCGGTGTCGGCGTAGAACTTGTT of the Streptomyces sp. 1222.5 genome contains:
- a CDS encoding metallopeptidase TldD-related protein, giving the protein MSARTHKPHEIVEQALALSRADGCVVIADEHSTANLRWAGNALTTNGVTRGRTLTVIATVDGKEGTASGVVSRSAVTADELEPLVRAAEAAARGAAPAEDAQPLVGGVPRSPDFTDAPAETSSAVFADFAPALGEAFARARAGGRELYGFANHELVSTYVGTSTGLRLRHDQPTGTLELNAKSPDRTRSAWAGRSTRDFKDVDPGALDAELAVRLGWAERRVELPAGRYETLLPPTAVADLLIYQLWSASGRDAAEGRTVFSKPGGGTRVGEKLSELPLTLRSDPNEPGLECPPFVVAHSSGGDQSVFDNGLPTHATEWVDEGVLKHLTTTRHSAGLTGLPVAPALGNLILDGGSDRSLDQMVADTERGLLLTCLWYIREVDPATLLLTGLTRDGVYLVENGEVTGQVNNFRFNESPVGLLGRAAEAGRTEKTLPREWSDWFTRAAMPALRIPDFNMSSVSQGV
- a CDS encoding TldD/PmbA family protein; the protein is MPHSIDEAFTALPLRALADAALARARALGAEHADFRFERVRSASWRLRDAKPAGSSDTTDLGYAVRVVHGGTWGFASGVDLTMDAAARVASQAVAMAKLSAQVIKAAGSKELVELADEPVHAERTWISSYEIDPFSVPAEEKAALLAEWSARLLAANGVDHVDASLLTVHENKFYADTAGTVTTQQRVRLHPELTAVSVDESSGEFDSMRTIAPPAGRGWEYLTGTGWDWDAELERIPELLAEKMRAPSVDPGLYDLVVDPSNLWLTIHESIGHATELDRALGYEAAYAGTSFATFDRLGKLKYGSELMNVTGDRTAEHGLATVGFDDEGVEAQSWDLVKDGTLVGYQLDRRIARLTGFERSNGCAFADSPGHVPVQRMANVSLQPDPAGLSTEGLIGGVDRGIYVVGDRSWSIDMQRYNFQFTGQRFFRIENGRITGQLKDVAYQATTTDFWGSMAAVGGPQTYVLGGAFNCGKAQPGQVAAVSHGCPSALFRGVNILNTTQEAGR